A part of Caloenas nicobarica isolate bCalNic1 chromosome 10, bCalNic1.hap1, whole genome shotgun sequence genomic DNA contains:
- the PYGO1 gene encoding pygopus homolog 1 — protein sequence MSAEQEKDPIALKRSRGGDSGLDGLGGPGVQLGSPDKKKRKANTQGSSFPPPSEYAPPPNPSSDHLVAANPFDDNYNTVSYKPLPSGNPYFSNPGYPGFGGYSTFRMPPHMLPRVSSPYGGSYSLRNQPHPLPQNPMGMGFSRPHSFSFGPHDNPGFGNQPPYSSGQINQNVNMPGQHFRPNPGENFGHSGQMPHPDVPSNFAPGNNPNFPNSQLESNHSFVPPPNTYNQTKPSAQKQDFSQGASKASNQNTVAHQHHHRTEDIVSQGNSDLKNVTRNNVVNQDNSHSNSADNTNAGHSNGTQSKSRQPRGNAEGCNSEKSSKTPLHPSRHGHSSSEPVYPCGICTHEVNDDQDAILCEASCQKWFHRICTGMTESAYGLLTAEASAVWGCDTCMADKDVQLMRTRETAGPPALNTDG from the exons ATGTCAGCGGAACAGGAGAAGGACCCCATCGCGCTGAAGAGATCCCGAG GTGGTGACAGTGGATTGGATGGGTTAGGAGGACCAGGAGTTCAGCTCGGAAGCCCTGATAAGAAAAAGCGCAAAGCAAATACACAG ggaTCATCATTTCCTCCTCCATCTGAATATGCTCCACCACCGAATCCAAGCTCTGACCACCTTGTAGCTGCAAATCCATTTGATGACAACTATAATACTGTGTCTTATAAACCACTTCCTTCAGGAAATCCATATTTTAGTAATCCTGGTTATCCTGGCTTTGGAGGCTATAGCACTTTCAGAATGCCACCTCACATGCTGCCCAGAGTGTCCTCGCCATATGGTGGTTCTTACTCCCTCAGAAACCAACCACATCCCCTTCCTCAAAACCCCATGGGAATGGGTTTTAGTCGACCCCACTCTTTCAGCTTCGGTCCACATGATAACCCAGGTTTTGGGAATCAACCGCCTTATAGTAGTGGTCAGATAAATCAAAATGTCAATATGCCTGGTCAGCATTTCAGACCAAATCCTGGTGAGAACTTTGGCCATTCTGGTCAGATGCCTCACCCTGATGTGCCATCTAACTTTGCTCCTGGAAACAATCCAAATTTTCCAAATTCTCAGCTAGAGTCAAACCATTCTTTTGTTCCTCCACCAAACACTTACAATCAGACAAAACCATCAGCACAAAAGCAAGACTTTAGTCAAGGTGCAAGTAAAGCATCCAACCAGAACACTGTTGCTCATCAGCATCATCACAGGACAGAGGACATTGTGAGTCAAGGGAATAGTGACCTCAAAAATGTTACTCGAAACAATGTGGTAAATCAGGATAATAGCCATTCTAACAGTGCTGATAACACTAATGCTGGTCATTCAAATGGGACTCAGAGTAAGTCCCGCCAGCCTCGAGGTAATGCTGAAGGATGCAACTctgaaaagagcagcaaaacacCCCTTCATCCCAGTCGTCATGGTCACTCGTCCTCTGAACCTGTCTATCCATGTGGAATTTGTACACATGAAGTTAATGATGACCAGGATGCCATCCTGTGTGAAGCCTCTTGTCAAAAATGGTTTCATCGGATCTGTACAGGCATGACTGAGTCAGCTTATGGCCTTCTTACAGCAGAAGCATCAGCAGTATGGGGCTGTGATACTTGCATGGCTGACAAAGATGTCCAGTTAATGCGCACAAGAGAGACTGCAGGGCCACCTGCATTGAATACAGATGGCTAA